A single Antechinus flavipes isolate AdamAnt ecotype Samford, QLD, Australia chromosome 5, AdamAnt_v2, whole genome shotgun sequence DNA region contains:
- the LOC127564906 gene encoding cationic trypsin-3 gives MKAIIFLALLGAAVAYPVSDDDDKIVGGYTCAPNSLPYQVSLNAGYHFCGGSLINDQWVVSAAHCYKSRIQVRLGEHNIDVIEGGEQFIDSAKVIRHPNYNSYMIDNDIMLIKLKTPATLSSRVSAVSLPKSCAADGTSCLISGWGNTLSSGVNYPELLQCLDAPLLSDATCRKAYPGQITDNMICLGYLEGGKDSCQGDSGGPVVCNGELQGIVSWGYGCAQKGKPGVYTKVCNYVDWIKKTIAEN, from the exons ATGAAGGCCATTATCTTCCTTGCCCTCCTGGGGGCTGCTG TTGCTTATCCCGttagtgatgatgatgacaagATTGTTGGAGGCTACACATGTGCACCTAACTCCCTCCCCTATCAGGTGTCTCTGAACGCTGGCTATCATTTCTGTGGTGGTTCTCTCATCAATGACCAGTGGGTGGTATCAGCTGCTCATTGCTACAAGTC CCGAATCCAGGTGAGACTGGGAGAGCACAACATTGATGTCATTGAAGGTGGTGAGCAGTTCATTGATTCAGCTAAAGTGATCCGCCATCCTAACTACAATTCTTACATGATTGACAATGACATCATGCTGATTAAGCTGAAAACACCTGCCACCCTCAGCTCTCGAGTGTCTGCCGTCTCCCTGCCTAAATCCTGTGCTGCTGATGGAACTTCATGTCTCATCTCTGGCTGGGGCAATACTTTAAGTTCTGGTG TCAACTACCCAGAACTGCTTCAGTGTCTGGATGCCCCCCTGCTTTCTGACGCTACCTGCCGCAAAGCCTACCCTGGACAGATCACCGACAACATGATCTGCTTGGGCTATCTGGAGGGTGGAAAGGATTCCTGCCAG gGTGATTCCGGTGGCCCTGTGGTCTGCAATGGAGAACTTCAAGGAATTGTCTCCTGGGGTTATGGTTGTGCTCAGAAAGGCAAACCTGGTGTCTACACTAAGGTCTGCAACTATGTGGACTGGATTAAGAAGACCATTGCAGAAAACTAA
- the LOC127564917 gene encoding trypsin-like, whose amino-acid sequence MTSSLEYHLNSIMKFYLFFILLIAADDQTVASLEKNYEDTIIPYMVYLKSRPPFCMGTLILSQWVITAAHCNTPSEIRLGVLQPNVKEKRQQVRNCSVSIKHPHFNLENLDNNLMLIKLNKPANLNKHVGTVALAIVPSESKRCFVPGWIWTQLNNSTDPDILSWVTHDIIPDEECTKMLPEKMSENKMCVGYYDDFIPPCQEISAVPAICDGRLHGILTISYGCVLQGSGGLFTKIHKYRQWIQNVTSSF is encoded by the exons ATGACCTCATCACTGGAATACCACTTGAACTCCATTATgaaattttatctcttctttatacTCCTGATAGCAGCTG ATGATCAGACCGTGGCTTCCTTGGAAAAGAATTATGAAGATACTATAATCCCTTATATGGTCTACTTGAAATCCAGGCCTCCATTCTGCATGGGAACTCTGATTCTGTCCCAGTGGGTGATAACAGCAGCTCATTGCAACACACC GTCTGAGATCAGACTGGGAGTTCTTCAACCCAATGTAAAGGAAAAGAGACAACAGGTCCGGAATTGTTCAGTCAGCATCAAACATCCTCACTTCAATCTCGAAAACCTGGACAACAACTTGATGCTGATTAAGCTAAATAAGCCTGCCAATCTCAACAAACATGTAGGCACTGTTGCTCTGGCTATCGTTCCTTCTGAATCTAAAAGATGTTTCGTCCCTGGATGGatctggacacaactgaataact CAACTGACCCTGATATCCTGAGCTGGGTGACCCATGACATTATTCCTGATGAGGAATGCACCAAAATGCTTCCAgaaaaaatgtcagaaaataaaatgtgtgtgGGATACTATGATGATTTCATACCTCCATGCCAG GAAATCTCAGCTGTTCCAGCCATATGTGACGGACGGCTACATGGGATTTTAACCATATCATATGGGTGTGTTCTGCAGGGAAGTGGTGGACTCTTTACCAAAATCCACAAATACAGACAATGGATCCAAAATGTCACTTCTTCTTTTTAA